Proteins encoded together in one Bombus vancouverensis nearcticus chromosome 14, iyBomVanc1_principal, whole genome shotgun sequence window:
- the Srr gene encoding serine racemase isoform X2 produces the protein MNNEDILDPYCVEENPQKITFEDITSAAFKIKCGIINTPCVKSRLSDAMGIDLYLKKDFLQTTGSFKERGARYALVMLTEEQKKIGVISASLGNHALALSYHGYKLNIPVTVVMPVVAPIMKIAACRQYGANVIVDGLDMGEAKRIALGQAKENGLTYINGYDHPDIMAGQGTLGLEIVEQVPDIDAVVVPIGGGGLIAGVALAVKTLQPNVQIIGVESERCPSFYKARKADRPTYTRIDSTLADGLAVPKVGYNAFATANPLIDELVVVKEEWIAIAILKLVENEKCIVEGAGATGLAAILAGQLEELKGKRVVLLLCGGNIDTTILGRCLERGLAAEGRLLKFTVTVSDRPGGIAELCRMLASIGVSIKDIMHERAWIMSDIFSVDVKVVCETRDRDHAEQLKNMLHQNYQRVVFGTSDMSALNLPLSM, from the exons ATG AACAACGAGGACATACTTGATCCATACTGCGTCGAGGAAAATCCCCAAAAGATTACTTTCGAGGACATCACTTCCGCTGCGTTCAAAATCAAATGTGGAATCATTAACACTCCTTGCGTG AAATCGCGCCTGTCAGATGCGATGGGTATCGATTTGTATCTGAAGAAAGACTTCCTCCAAACAACTGGAAGTTTCAAGGAACGTGGCGCGAGGTATGCTCTAGTGATGCTGACCGAGGAACAGAAGAAGATCGGCGTGATCTCGGCCTCGCTGGGAAATCACGCACTCGCTCTCTCTTATCACGGGTACAAGCTTAATATACCAGTGACCGTAGTGATGCCGGTGGTGGCACCGATCATGAAGATCGCCGCTTGTCGACAATACGGTGCGAATGTAATCGTCGATGGTCTGGATATGGGTGAGGCAAAGCGTATCGCGCTGGGACAGGCGAAAGAGAATGGGTTGACGTATATAAATGG GTACGATCACCCAGATATTATGGCAGGACAAGGAACTCTAGGTCTTGAGATCGTGGAGCAGGTACCCGACATAGATGCAGTGGTCGTTCCCATCGGAGGAGGTGGTTTGATCGCGGGGGTAGCTCTGGCCGTGAAAACTCTCCAACCAAATGTACAGATCATC GGCGTTGAGTCGGAACGATGTCCCAGTTTCTATAAGGCCCGAAAGGCAGATCGACCTACCTACACTCGTATAGATTCGACTTTGGCCGATGGCCTTGCTGTTCCTAAGGTTGGATACAACGCTTTTGCCACCGCGAATCCGTTGATCGACGAATTGGTCGTGGTGAAGGAAGAGTGGATAGCAATCGCGATCCTGAAGCTGGTCGAGAACGAGAAATGTATCGTCGAGGGTGCTGGAGCGACCGGCCTCGCCGCCATTTTGGCTGGTCAGCTGGAAGAACTGAAAGGCAAAAG AGTGGTGTTGCTTCTATGCGGAGGAAATATCGACACAACGATCCTAGGTAGGTGTTTGGAGCGTGGACTAGCAGCGGAAGGCCGGCTTTTGAAGTTTACAGTGACTGTGTCCGATCGACCGGGCGGAATCGCAGAGCTCTGTAGAATGCTGGCCAGCATCGGTGTCTCGATAAAGGACATCATGCACGAGCGGGCTTGGATTATGTCGGACATCTTCAGCGTGGACGTGAAAGTGGTCTGCGAGACTAGAGACCGAGATCACGCGGAACAATTGAAGAACATGTTGCATCAAAATTATCAGCGGGTTGTGTTCGGCACTAGTGACATGTCCGCTCTG
- the Srr gene encoding serine racemase isoform X1 yields the protein MRDLNRKSNGEDHSNGQDFDLIAESRNNDINPSTLYNNEDILDPYCVEENPQKITFEDITSAAFKIKCGIINTPCVKSRLSDAMGIDLYLKKDFLQTTGSFKERGARYALVMLTEEQKKIGVISASLGNHALALSYHGYKLNIPVTVVMPVVAPIMKIAACRQYGANVIVDGLDMGEAKRIALGQAKENGLTYINGYDHPDIMAGQGTLGLEIVEQVPDIDAVVVPIGGGGLIAGVALAVKTLQPNVQIIGVESERCPSFYKARKADRPTYTRIDSTLADGLAVPKVGYNAFATANPLIDELVVVKEEWIAIAILKLVENEKCIVEGAGATGLAAILAGQLEELKGKRVVLLLCGGNIDTTILGRCLERGLAAEGRLLKFTVTVSDRPGGIAELCRMLASIGVSIKDIMHERAWIMSDIFSVDVKVVCETRDRDHAEQLKNMLHQNYQRVVFGTSDMSALNLPLSM from the exons ATGAGGGATCTGAATCGAAAGTCTAACGGAGAGGACCATAGCAACGGTCAAGATTTCGATTTAATCGCGGAAAGTAGAAACAACGATATCAACCCATCGACGCTTTAC AACAACGAGGACATACTTGATCCATACTGCGTCGAGGAAAATCCCCAAAAGATTACTTTCGAGGACATCACTTCCGCTGCGTTCAAAATCAAATGTGGAATCATTAACACTCCTTGCGTG AAATCGCGCCTGTCAGATGCGATGGGTATCGATTTGTATCTGAAGAAAGACTTCCTCCAAACAACTGGAAGTTTCAAGGAACGTGGCGCGAGGTATGCTCTAGTGATGCTGACCGAGGAACAGAAGAAGATCGGCGTGATCTCGGCCTCGCTGGGAAATCACGCACTCGCTCTCTCTTATCACGGGTACAAGCTTAATATACCAGTGACCGTAGTGATGCCGGTGGTGGCACCGATCATGAAGATCGCCGCTTGTCGACAATACGGTGCGAATGTAATCGTCGATGGTCTGGATATGGGTGAGGCAAAGCGTATCGCGCTGGGACAGGCGAAAGAGAATGGGTTGACGTATATAAATGG GTACGATCACCCAGATATTATGGCAGGACAAGGAACTCTAGGTCTTGAGATCGTGGAGCAGGTACCCGACATAGATGCAGTGGTCGTTCCCATCGGAGGAGGTGGTTTGATCGCGGGGGTAGCTCTGGCCGTGAAAACTCTCCAACCAAATGTACAGATCATC GGCGTTGAGTCGGAACGATGTCCCAGTTTCTATAAGGCCCGAAAGGCAGATCGACCTACCTACACTCGTATAGATTCGACTTTGGCCGATGGCCTTGCTGTTCCTAAGGTTGGATACAACGCTTTTGCCACCGCGAATCCGTTGATCGACGAATTGGTCGTGGTGAAGGAAGAGTGGATAGCAATCGCGATCCTGAAGCTGGTCGAGAACGAGAAATGTATCGTCGAGGGTGCTGGAGCGACCGGCCTCGCCGCCATTTTGGCTGGTCAGCTGGAAGAACTGAAAGGCAAAAG AGTGGTGTTGCTTCTATGCGGAGGAAATATCGACACAACGATCCTAGGTAGGTGTTTGGAGCGTGGACTAGCAGCGGAAGGCCGGCTTTTGAAGTTTACAGTGACTGTGTCCGATCGACCGGGCGGAATCGCAGAGCTCTGTAGAATGCTGGCCAGCATCGGTGTCTCGATAAAGGACATCATGCACGAGCGGGCTTGGATTATGTCGGACATCTTCAGCGTGGACGTGAAAGTGGTCTGCGAGACTAGAGACCGAGATCACGCGGAACAATTGAAGAACATGTTGCATCAAAATTATCAGCGGGTTGTGTTCGGCACTAGTGACATGTCCGCTCTG